The following are encoded in a window of Pygocentrus nattereri isolate fPygNat1 chromosome 5, fPygNat1.pri, whole genome shotgun sequence genomic DNA:
- the LOC108444552 gene encoding E3 ubiquitin-protein ligase TRIM39 codes for MQAQSEEMKLTVQQRLTRQKEAVACRMKKLDAKQNEIKKKYSAIQENIERKYEEMRRVLEEDCRITLSLLEMEEKATVQALDDFTERNCAVLSEIEFRLSEGLMDSDIQSGDLVPELEDRVEDLLKVTDPGLVRLDEVKAEQILDRTNNLLLFIRSQTPIVKRLLKSCLAEVTLDPTTAHPKLIISPTQNSATFTSVWQEVPDYEGRFDTTLNVLSLQSWDTGRHYWELDVKGKVYWELGLTYPSIPRKGRQEDCWLGRRDESWCVEFFDGDYTAWHGGKAHPLPVCTQFNRIGVFCSFPAGLVMFFGEDSMTPLFAFCTGTFTDRLHLALCPGHDLQGSNSQPIKICNTSHAKS; via the exons ATGCAGGCCCAAAGTGAG GAGATGAAACTGACAGTCCAACAACGACTGACAAGACAGAAGGAAGCAGTGGCTTGCAGGATGAAGAAACTAGACGCCaagcaaaatgaaattaaa AAAAAGTACTCAGCGATCCAGGAGAACATTGAGAGGAAGTATGAGGAGATGAGGAGAGTGTTGGAGGAAGACTGTAGGatcactctttctctgctgGAGATGGAGGAGAAGGCTACAGTCCAGGCCCTGGATGACTTCACGGAGAGAAACTGTGCTGTCCTCAGTGAAATAGAGTTCCGGCTGAGTGAGGGGTTGATGGACAGTGACATACAGTCGGGAGACCTG GTCCCAGAACTTGAGGACAG GGTTGAGGACTTGTTGAAGGTTACAGACCCAGGCCTCGTGAGACTTGACGAGGTAAAGGCGGAGCAGATACTGGACCGAACCAACAACCTGCTGCTGTTTATCCGCTCTCAAACCCCCATCGTTAAGAGACTACTCAAGAGCT GCTTGGCTGAGGTGACCTTAGACCCAACCACAGCTCATCCCAAGCTGATCATTTCCCCAACGCAGAATAGCGCCACCTTTACCAGTGTGTGGCAGGAGGTACCTGACTATGAGGGCCGGTTTGACACCACCCTCAATGTCCTGAGCCTGCAGAGCTGGGACACAGGCCGTCATTACTGGGAGCTGGATGTGAAGGGGAAGGTGTACTGGGAGCTGGGCCTCACCTACCCCTCCATCCCGCGCAAGGGCCGCCAGGAGGACTGCTGGCTTGGCCGGAGAGACGAGTCCTGGTGCGTGGAGTTCTTTGATGGAGACTACACAGCCTGGCATGGCGGCAAAGCCCATCCACTGCCTGTTTGTACTCAGTTTAACCGCATTGGGGTCTTTTGCAGTTTCCCCGCAGGACTGGTGATGTTCTTTGGGGAGGACAGCATGACACCTCTGTTTGCTTTCTGTACTGGGACGTTCACAGACCGCCTACATCTGGCTCTGTGTCCAGGACACGATCTTCAAGGAAGTAACTCACAGCCTATTAAAATCTGCAACACATCTCATGCAAAGTCATAG